In one Methanothrix sp. genomic region, the following are encoded:
- a CDS encoding 50S ribosomal protein L5 encodes MNLEPRIDKVVVHIGVGESGQRLVNAETILSEITGQTPIRSRAKKTLPAFGIKKREPIGTRVTLRGRAAEEFLETAFKVVGSTIKRSQFDENGNFAFGIEEHTDFPGMKYDPEIGIFGMDVAVSLRRAGYRIAERRVARRKLPNSHKVKRDEAIEFVQKRFGVRVVEAA; translated from the coding sequence ATGAACCTGGAGCCCAGGATAGACAAGGTCGTTGTCCATATAGGTGTGGGCGAGAGCGGCCAGAGGCTTGTCAATGCGGAGACGATTCTCTCAGAGATCACAGGCCAGACCCCCATCAGGTCCAGGGCGAAGAAGACCCTTCCGGCATTCGGGATAAAAAAGAGAGAGCCTATAGGCACGCGTGTGACGCTCAGAGGCAGGGCAGCCGAGGAATTTCTGGAGACGGCGTTCAAGGTGGTTGGAAGCACAATAAAGAGGAGCCAGTTCGATGAGAACGGCAACTTTGCCTTCGGAATCGAGGAGCACACAGACTTTCCGGGAATGAAGTACGATCCGGAGATAGGGATCTTCGGCATGGATGTGGCGGTATCGCTGAGGAGAGCAGGATACCGTATAGCAGAGAGGCGTGTGGCCCGCAGAAAGCTTCCAAACTCGCATAAGGTCAAGAGGGACGAGGCTATCGAGTTCGTCCAGAAGAGGTTTGGAGTTCGGGTCGTGGAGGCTGCATGA
- a CDS encoding 30S ribosomal protein S8, translating to MMLLDPLADAMSTIKNAESVGKPECIIKPASKLIAMTLKVMADLGYIGEFEFIDDGKSGMFKVKLLGRINRCGVIKPRFATKVAELEKWERRFLPARNFGVLILSTSQGVMPHTDARARGIGGHLLAYVY from the coding sequence ATTATGTTGCTAGATCCGCTCGCTGATGCGATGTCCACAATAAAGAACGCTGAGAGCGTCGGCAAGCCCGAGTGTATAATCAAGCCGGCATCCAAGCTCATAGCCATGACTCTCAAGGTCATGGCAGATCTGGGGTATATCGGCGAGTTCGAGTTCATCGACGACGGGAAGTCGGGCATGTTCAAGGTCAAACTGCTGGGAAGAATAAACCGCTGTGGTGTCATAAAGCCCAGGTTCGCCACCAAGGTCGCAGAGCTGGAGAAGTGGGAGAGGCGCTTCCTCCCCGCGAGGAACTTCGGGGTGCTGATACTGAGCACCAGCCAGGGTGTGATGCCACACACCGACGCCAGGGCGCGTGGCATAGGCGGCCATCTGCTGGCCTATGTGTACTAG
- a CDS encoding uL15m family ribosomal protein, whose translation MVREHTKEKRGHRTYHGKHKNQRGGGSRGGRGNAGTCKHHWVRSIIRGEPMGKHGFVRPNSFDIETINVGVLNEMVGPEGRIELHGVKVLGKGRVTRRLTVAAAAFSSSARSKIEAAGGEAVVL comes from the coding sequence ATGGTCAGGGAGCATACGAAGGAGAAGCGTGGTCACAGAACCTACCACGGAAAGCACAAGAACCAGAGGGGAGGCGGCTCCAGAGGCGGGCGCGGCAACGCTGGCACATGCAAGCACCACTGGGTCCGCTCGATAATACGCGGAGAGCCCATGGGCAAGCACGGGTTCGTGCGGCCAAACTCATTCGACATCGAGACCATCAATGTCGGCGTTCTGAACGAGATGGTTGGGCCGGAGGGCAGGATAGAGCTGCACGGTGTGAAGGTTCTGGGAAAGGGAAGGGTCACAAGAAGGCTTACAGTCGCCGCAGCTGCCTTCTCCAGCTCAGCCAGGAGCAAGATCGAGGCAGCTGGCGGTGAAGCCGTGGTATTATGA
- the rpl6p gene encoding 50S ribosomal protein L6, with amino-acid sequence MVKEVVRRLDIPDGVDVQISGRDVKVRGPKGELSRELWYPGIEIKREDSEILIRSEVTKKQHLAMVGTIAAHINNMIKGVTDGFEYRMKVVYSHFPIQVKVADGKVVISNFLGERKPRFATIIGDSKVEVGKDEIVIRGTDREAVGQTMANIEQATRVRGFDVRIFQDGIYLVEKR; translated from the coding sequence ATGGTCAAAGAGGTGGTTCGTCGTTTGGATATCCCGGATGGCGTTGATGTCCAGATATCAGGCCGTGATGTTAAAGTCAGGGGACCGAAGGGTGAGCTGTCCAGGGAGCTCTGGTATCCGGGCATAGAGATAAAGAGAGAGGACTCAGAGATACTGATCAGATCAGAGGTGACAAAAAAGCAGCACCTGGCCATGGTCGGGACTATAGCTGCACACATCAATAACATGATCAAGGGTGTTACGGACGGCTTTGAGTACAGGATGAAGGTGGTGTACTCGCACTTCCCGATTCAGGTGAAGGTGGCAGATGGAAAGGTTGTCATCAGCAACTTCCTCGGCGAGAGGAAGCCGCGCTTCGCAACAATCATCGGTGATTCCAAGGTCGAGGTCGGCAAGGACGAGATAGTGATCAGGGGCACAGACAGGGAGGCAGTGGGCCAGACGATGGCGAACATAGAGCAGGCCACCAGGGTCAGGGGATTCGATGTGAGGATATTCCAGGATGGAATATACCTGGTGGAGAAGAGGTGA
- the secY gene encoding preprotein translocase subunit SecY: MNQQSFFYAIEPFVKRLPAVERPAGHVHFKRKLGWTVGILLLYFVLSNIPLFGLSKHSIDLFGYYRAFFAGSFGSLMLLGIGPIVTASIVLQLLVGAEIIKLNLRDPRDQAIFQGTQKALVFVMIVVEALPQITGGYLLPDQTLATTLGVSLSMISLIIFLQVCLGGVLILYMDEVVSKWGIGSGVGLFIVAGVSQQLVTGLFNWATGDGGLPIGIIPKWISIIRLGLIGLDEIFTSEGLKFIFVTGGLLALISTVGIILLVVFVESTRIEIPLAHSRVRGARGRFPVKLVYASVLPMILVRALQANIEMVGALLTAKLGTVTTAETTAEGVRIVYTGYQSWLGTFLSSAKFDAATGAPISATSPQPVSGLMYYLSPIHGPSDWIPSMVSQSTPGLVELGINPIAGWQIWLHLLTDTAFLIIGGIIFAIFWIETTGMGAKSIAAKIHASGLQIPGYRRSPASIERLMERYIPKVTVIGGAIIGLLTVIASLLGTLGGAGGTGLLLAVSIMYRLYEQIASEQIQEMYPMMQRIFGESA, from the coding sequence ATGAACCAGCAAAGTTTCTTCTACGCGATAGAGCCGTTCGTCAAGAGGCTCCCTGCCGTGGAGAGGCCTGCTGGACATGTCCACTTCAAGAGAAAGCTCGGGTGGACGGTCGGAATACTCCTTCTCTACTTTGTGCTCTCCAACATCCCTCTCTTCGGCCTCTCCAAGCACTCCATCGACCTTTTCGGCTACTACAGGGCGTTCTTCGCGGGCTCCTTTGGATCTCTGATGCTCCTGGGAATAGGCCCGATAGTCACAGCATCCATAGTCCTTCAGCTCCTCGTCGGTGCTGAGATAATAAAGCTCAATCTGAGGGATCCGAGGGACCAGGCGATATTCCAGGGGACCCAGAAGGCCCTGGTCTTCGTGATGATCGTTGTCGAGGCTCTCCCCCAGATCACCGGTGGGTACCTGCTCCCGGACCAGACGCTCGCCACAACGCTTGGGGTATCACTCTCCATGATCTCGCTCATCATATTCCTCCAGGTGTGCCTGGGCGGCGTTCTGATACTGTACATGGACGAGGTAGTCTCCAAGTGGGGAATCGGCTCTGGTGTCGGCCTCTTCATAGTCGCGGGCGTGAGCCAGCAGCTTGTCACAGGTTTGTTCAACTGGGCAACTGGAGACGGTGGTCTCCCCATAGGGATCATCCCAAAATGGATATCGATAATCAGGCTCGGGCTCATAGGGCTGGATGAGATCTTCACGTCAGAGGGCCTGAAGTTCATATTCGTTACAGGCGGGCTCCTTGCGCTCATATCCACGGTGGGGATAATACTTCTGGTCGTGTTCGTCGAGAGCACCAGGATCGAGATCCCGCTGGCGCACAGCAGGGTGAGGGGTGCCAGGGGAAGGTTCCCCGTGAAGCTCGTGTACGCAAGCGTTCTGCCGATGATCCTGGTAAGGGCGCTTCAGGCAAACATCGAGATGGTCGGCGCGCTGCTCACCGCAAAGCTGGGGACTGTGACGACAGCTGAGACGACCGCCGAGGGCGTCAGGATCGTCTACACCGGCTACCAGAGCTGGCTAGGGACGTTTCTCTCATCAGCGAAGTTCGATGCAGCCACAGGTGCTCCGATAAGCGCGACATCCCCGCAGCCTGTATCAGGGCTGATGTACTACCTCTCGCCGATCCACGGGCCGAGCGACTGGATCCCGAGCATGGTCTCCCAGTCGACGCCTGGTCTTGTGGAGCTTGGAATAAACCCGATAGCAGGATGGCAGATCTGGCTCCACCTGCTCACGGATACGGCCTTCCTGATAATAGGCGGCATAATATTCGCCATATTCTGGATCGAGACGACCGGTATGGGGGCGAAGAGCATAGCCGCAAAGATTCACGCGTCAGGCCTCCAGATACCGGGATACAGGAGAAGTCCGGCCAGCATAGAGCGGCTCATGGAGCGGTACATCCCAAAGGTGACGGTCATCGGCGGCGCGATTATCGGGCTGCTCACCGTGATAGCGAGCCTCCTGGGGACGCTCGGAGGCGCAGGAGGTACAGGCCTGCTGCTCGCGGTCTCTATAATGTACAGGCTCTATGAGCAGATCGCCAGCGAGCAGATCCAGGAGATGTACCCGATGATGCAGAGGATCTTCGGAGAGAGCGCATGA
- the cmk gene encoding (d)CMP kinase — protein sequence MIITISGPPGSGTSTLARGLSEALGLRWVNSGDLFRRIAAERGLTLKELGRLAEQGPEIDYMIDDAQRSLAKNGSGIFEGRLAGHMLDADLKIMLKTSLSVRASRIAKRENKSLEEALSEARAREECEARRYRMYYNIDISDLSIYDLIIDTGRWDEKGTLSIALAAVRALR from the coding sequence ATGATCATAACAATCAGCGGTCCACCGGGCTCTGGAACGAGCACGCTTGCGAGGGGGCTCTCCGAGGCGCTCGGCCTGAGATGGGTCAACTCAGGTGATCTCTTCAGGAGGATTGCAGCAGAGCGCGGGCTGACGCTGAAGGAGCTCGGGCGGCTTGCAGAGCAGGGGCCTGAGATCGATTACATGATCGATGACGCACAGCGGAGCCTCGCGAAGAACGGCAGCGGTATCTTCGAGGGCAGGCTTGCTGGCCACATGCTCGATGCAGACCTGAAGATCATGCTCAAGACCTCGCTGAGTGTGAGGGCCAGCAGGATAGCGAAGAGGGAGAACAAGTCTCTTGAGGAGGCCCTCTCAGAGGCCAGGGCGCGGGAGGAGTGCGAGGCCAGAAGATACAGGATGTACTACAACATAGACATCAGCGACCTGAGCATATACGATCTGATAATCGATACAGGCAGATGGGACGAGAAGGGCACGCTATCGATCGCACTTGCAGCCGTCAGAGCACTGAGATAG
- a CDS encoding 50S ribosomal protein L19e, with product MPNFSVQRRLAASELGVGESRVWINPDPEVASELADAITREDIRAQIEAGNIKAKPRKGNSRARFRLRAEKRAYGHRKGPGRRRGAKGARASPKEVWISRIRALRRRLREMRDSEKIDRHAYRLLYRKAKGGEYRSIAHLDAYIKAKGLMRE from the coding sequence GTGCCCAACTTCAGCGTTCAGAGAAGGCTGGCAGCAAGCGAGCTCGGTGTCGGAGAGAGCCGGGTGTGGATCAACCCGGACCCGGAGGTGGCCAGCGAGCTGGCTGATGCCATCACAAGAGAGGATATACGTGCTCAGATCGAGGCCGGCAATATAAAGGCAAAGCCCAGGAAGGGCAACAGCCGTGCCAGGTTCAGGTTGAGAGCTGAGAAGAGGGCATACGGCCACAGGAAAGGGCCCGGCCGCAGAAGGGGTGCAAAGGGCGCCAGAGCCTCTCCAAAGGAGGTCTGGATCAGCAGGATCAGAGCACTCCGGAGGCGTCTCCGGGAGATGAGGGATAGCGAGAAGATCGACAGACACGCATACAGGCTGCTGTACAGAAAGGCGAAAGGCGGAGAGTACAGGAGCATTGCGCATCTCGATGCTTACATCAAGGCGAAAGGCCTTATGAGAGAGTGA
- a CDS encoding 50S ribosomal protein L30 yields MYAIIRLRGEVNTKPQIRDTLSMLRLHRVNHCVFVREDEHYRGMIQVVKDYVAWGRADADLLAMVLERRGRLSGNRRLTDDLVRQISPYKSIRELAEAVCAGAASLKDFGIKPVFRLHPPRKGHRGIKKSVKEGGELGYHESIAELIKKMR; encoded by the coding sequence ATGTACGCGATAATCAGGCTCAGGGGAGAGGTCAACACGAAGCCTCAGATCAGGGATACCCTGAGCATGCTCCGTCTCCACAGGGTGAACCACTGCGTGTTTGTGAGGGAGGATGAGCACTACCGCGGGATGATCCAGGTGGTCAAGGACTACGTCGCCTGGGGAAGGGCAGACGCGGATCTGCTCGCCATGGTTCTGGAAAGACGCGGCAGGCTCAGCGGAAACAGACGCCTTACAGATGATCTGGTCCGTCAGATCTCTCCGTACAAGAGCATACGCGAGCTTGCGGAGGCTGTATGCGCAGGTGCTGCAAGCCTGAAGGACTTCGGCATAAAGCCGGTGTTCAGGCTACACCCCCCACGCAAGGGCCACCGCGGGATAAAGAAGAGCGTCAAGGAAGGCGGAGAGCTTGGATATCACGAATCGATAGCCGAGCTCATAAAGAAGATGAGGTGA
- a CDS encoding 30S ribosomal protein S5, translating into MIKGYETEEEWIPKTRLGRLVYEGQVTTFEEAVRSGLPIKEHQIIDLLLPGLEDEVLDITMVQRMTDSGRRVKFRTTVIVGNRDGYIGIGHGKDVQVGGAIKKGIENAKLNVVRINRGCGSWECGCGQAHTVPYKVSGSSGSVRIYLMPAPRGLGLAAGDVAKKVMEMAGIKDVWTRTEGSTRTTLNFAKATYNALLNTITVRS; encoded by the coding sequence ATGATCAAGGGTTACGAGACTGAAGAGGAATGGATACCGAAGACCAGGCTCGGCAGACTTGTCTACGAGGGACAGGTCACGACGTTCGAGGAGGCGGTCAGGTCTGGCCTTCCCATCAAAGAGCATCAGATTATAGATCTTCTGCTCCCCGGCCTCGAGGATGAGGTCCTGGACATAACCATGGTGCAGAGGATGACCGACTCCGGGCGAAGGGTGAAGTTCAGAACCACGGTCATAGTCGGGAACAGGGACGGATACATCGGCATAGGCCACGGCAAGGACGTCCAGGTTGGCGGGGCCATCAAGAAGGGCATAGAGAACGCGAAGCTCAATGTCGTCCGGATCAACAGAGGCTGCGGGAGCTGGGAGTGCGGCTGCGGCCAGGCGCACACCGTGCCGTACAAGGTATCTGGTAGCTCAGGCAGCGTCAGGATATACCTCATGCCCGCACCCAGGGGCCTCGGGCTGGCTGCCGGAGATGTGGCCAAGAAGGTCATGGAGATGGCCGGCATAAAGGACGTCTGGACTAGGACAGAGGGATCGACGAGGACAACCCTGAACTTCGCCAAGGCGACCTACAATGCGCTCCTTAACACCATAACTGTGAGGTCTTGA
- a CDS encoding 30S ribosomal protein S14 produces MKKKFGRGANECRRCGRKPGLVRKYGIYLCRQCFREIAREMGFEKYS; encoded by the coding sequence ATGAAGAAGAAATTTGGTAGAGGCGCTAACGAATGCAGGCGCTGCGGGAGGAAGCCCGGACTGGTCAGGAAGTACGGCATATACCTGTGCAGACAGTGCTTCCGTGAGATCGCCAGGGAGATGGGCTTCGAGAAATACTCGTAG
- a CDS encoding 50S ribosomal protein L32e, whose product MDRLLRVRARQKAKKPEFRRHDSHKKARLSESWRRPRGLHNKLRQQVRAKGRLVRPGFGSPRAVRGLHPSGFREVLVRCVDDLKKAEGCAIRIARTVGMRKREKIEAMAREMNLKILNPKTGGE is encoded by the coding sequence ATGGACAGGTTGCTCAGGGTGAGAGCCAGGCAGAAGGCGAAGAAGCCGGAGTTCAGACGCCACGACTCACACAAGAAGGCCAGGCTTAGCGAGAGCTGGCGCAGGCCTAGGGGTCTGCACAACAAGCTCAGACAGCAGGTCAGAGCGAAAGGGCGTCTTGTTAGACCCGGCTTCGGGAGCCCGAGGGCTGTTCGGGGCCTGCACCCCTCAGGATTCAGGGAGGTTCTGGTGAGATGCGTGGACGACCTGAAGAAGGCCGAGGGATGTGCGATCAGGATCGCCAGGACCGTCGGAATGCGCAAGAGGGAGAAGATCGAGGCCATGGCCAGGGAGATGAACCTGAAGATACTGAACCCGAAGACCGGAGGCGAGTGA
- a CDS encoding 50S ribosomal protein L18 translates to MATGPRYRVPFRRRREGRTDYHVRYRLILSRKPRVVVRKGNANITIQLIIAELKGDRTLLTVSSKELRKYGFQHSTGNVPAAYLTGLLFGKKMLALGYDEGILDIGLHSNSRGSRVYAALKGVVDAGVNVPHSPEVFPDDSRIRGEVIRDYTGVDVVSQFEAARERILG, encoded by the coding sequence TTGGCTACAGGACCGCGATACAGGGTGCCCTTCAGGAGGCGGAGAGAGGGCAGGACCGACTACCATGTCAGATACAGGCTCATCCTCTCCAGAAAGCCGAGGGTGGTCGTCAGGAAGGGCAATGCAAATATCACAATACAGCTGATCATCGCTGAGCTCAAGGGTGACAGGACGCTGCTCACAGTCAGCTCGAAGGAGCTCAGAAAATACGGTTTCCAGCACAGCACGGGCAACGTGCCCGCAGCTTACCTCACGGGATTGCTTTTCGGCAAGAAGATGCTCGCACTGGGGTATGATGAGGGCATACTCGACATAGGTCTGCACTCGAACTCCAGGGGGAGCAGGGTGTATGCCGCCCTTAAAGGAGTTGTTGATGCTGGAGTGAACGTGCCCCACAGCCCTGAGGTCTTCCCGGACGACTCAAGGATCCGTGGAGAGGTCATAAGGGACTACACCGGAGTGGACGTGGTCTCACAGTTCGAGGCCGCGAGGGAGAGGATACTGGGGTGA
- a CDS encoding EMC3/TMCO1 family protein, translated as MRSRIVESIDRVALSVGAVLTIGIMVSHEFRVAIGMAMELVIGWLPEILPFHMVLFVLAAITGLYASLIQKYTMDWDFLREQQMKMREFQAELRAAQLAGDQARVQQLQNKQLEMMGDQSKMMKMQLKPMAYIGIVSVPLFMWAYLYIDQHSITMVFPFWGEQNINQIVWGPILYWFYWYFVCSIPISQIIRKALDIGGME; from the coding sequence ATGAGGTCCAGGATCGTAGAATCGATCGATAGGGTTGCGCTCAGCGTGGGCGCTGTGCTCACCATCGGAATAATGGTGAGCCACGAGTTCAGGGTTGCCATAGGCATGGCCATGGAGCTGGTCATAGGATGGCTTCCGGAGATACTGCCGTTCCACATGGTGCTCTTCGTGCTCGCTGCGATAACAGGCCTGTACGCAAGCCTCATACAGAAATACACGATGGACTGGGATTTCCTGAGGGAGCAGCAGATGAAGATGCGGGAGTTCCAGGCTGAGCTCAGGGCAGCCCAGCTCGCAGGCGATCAGGCCCGTGTCCAGCAGCTCCAGAACAAGCAGCTGGAGATGATGGGCGACCAGAGTAAGATGATGAAGATGCAGCTGAAGCCAATGGCTTACATCGGAATCGTCTCTGTGCCGCTCTTCATGTGGGCTTATCTCTACATAGACCAGCACAGCATAACCATGGTCTTCCCGTTCTGGGGAGAGCAGAACATCAACCAGATCGTCTGGGGGCCGATACTCTACTGGTTCTACTGGTACTTCGTCTGCTCGATCCCGATATCCCAGATAATAAGAAAAGCGCTTGACATTGGCGGTATGGAATGA